From Gemmatimonadaceae bacterium, the proteins below share one genomic window:
- a CDS encoding PqqD family protein codes for MLPSPLPSVVFQRIDDGAVLFSPATEIYFGLNEVGAKVWQLLPPTTSSLEELCEAIGRDYPDVEESILRQDISELLAELQTEGLVAPADGAPAADGQNAR; via the coding sequence GTGCTCCCCTCCCCCCTCCCCAGCGTCGTCTTCCAGCGCATAGATGACGGGGCCGTCCTCTTCTCGCCGGCCACCGAGATCTACTTCGGCCTCAACGAAGTCGGTGCCAAGGTGTGGCAGTTGCTGCCGCCTACCACGTCGTCGCTCGAGGAGCTCTGCGAGGCCATCGGCCGCGACTACCCGGACGTCGAGGAGTCAATCCTCCGGCAGGATATTTCGGAGCTGCTGGCCGAACTCCAGACTGAAGGGTTGGTCGCACCAGCCGACGGTGCCCCCGCGGCCGATGGCCAGAACGCTCGGTAA
- a CDS encoding acyltransferase, with product MSETDRRIPSLDGIRGGLLLIVLFAHLLGTRNFPLAREAVRIDGLAYTAMRTFFVISGFLITGILLRELNRRGTVNIFRFYFKRTFRIFPAYYVFLAFVGIAAALGLFQLKPGDMLHAVTYTSNYNHLPAWQLGHSWSLSVEEQFYMLWPAVLVLLGIRRASIGLLGLLVVLPVWRIFLQAIPPGAYGLSAFQDGILHTFDTTADIIAVGCLLAIFRERLWAFSPYRRFLERGPLWAVFVYVVVEPFTPILARGIDAPVRHAILAVHEAVGLLLVNLGLALLVDWSMRNAGGRVGRVLNSRLLISLGVMSYSCYLWQQIFLNRNESAWWNAFPVNVLLALGVAMLSHRLVELPMLSLRERLDAKFRAPRRVEQPAS from the coding sequence ATGAGCGAAACTGACCGCCGCATACCGTCGCTCGACGGCATTCGCGGCGGACTCCTGTTGATCGTCCTGTTCGCGCACCTTCTCGGCACCCGGAATTTTCCGCTTGCCCGGGAAGCCGTGCGCATCGACGGCCTGGCGTACACGGCCATGCGCACGTTCTTTGTCATCTCCGGCTTCCTCATCACGGGCATTCTGCTGCGCGAACTCAACCGGCGCGGCACCGTGAACATCTTCCGGTTCTATTTCAAGCGCACGTTCAGGATATTCCCGGCCTACTACGTATTTCTCGCCTTTGTTGGCATCGCCGCGGCCCTCGGCCTGTTCCAGCTGAAACCCGGCGACATGCTGCACGCGGTGACCTACACATCGAACTACAATCATCTTCCCGCCTGGCAGCTCGGGCACAGTTGGTCGCTGTCCGTGGAAGAACAGTTCTACATGTTGTGGCCGGCCGTGCTGGTGCTGCTCGGGATTCGTCGCGCCTCGATCGGATTGCTTGGCCTCCTCGTGGTACTGCCGGTGTGGCGGATCTTTCTCCAAGCCATCCCGCCTGGTGCCTATGGCCTCAGCGCGTTTCAGGACGGGATTCTCCACACGTTCGATACGACCGCCGACATCATTGCCGTTGGATGCTTGCTCGCGATCTTCCGTGAGAGGTTGTGGGCCTTTTCTCCGTATCGACGATTTCTCGAGCGCGGACCGCTCTGGGCCGTCTTCGTCTACGTTGTCGTCGAGCCGTTTACGCCCATTCTCGCGCGCGGGATTGACGCCCCTGTTCGTCACGCAATCCTCGCCGTGCACGAGGCAGTCGGGCTGCTGCTGGTCAACCTCGGGCTCGCGCTGCTCGTCGATTGGTCGATGCGAAATGCTGGAGGACGGGTGGGCCGCGTGCTCAACAGCCGCCTGCTCATCTCGCTCGGTGTCATGAGCTACAGCTGCTATCTGTGGCAGCAGATCTTCCTGAATCGGAACGAGTCGGCGTGGTGGAACGCCTTCCCGGTGAATGTGCTGCTGGCCCTCGGCGTGGCGATGCTGTCCCACCGCCTCGTCGAACTTCCGATGCTCAGTCTGCGAGAGCGTCTTGACGCGAAGTTCCGCGCCCCCCGTCGAGTCGAGCAACCGGCATCGTGA
- a CDS encoding lasso RiPP family leader peptide-containing protein: MYEKPTLQRFGTFRELTLLGFSSSTDGASIFGIGSPGCSTTIGRHTYEIGCPSSGPTTS, from the coding sequence ATGTACGAAAAGCCTACGCTCCAGCGCTTCGGGACCTTCCGCGAGTTGACACTGCTTGGATTCTCCAGCAGCACCGATGGTGCTTCGATTTTCGGTATCGGCTCCCCGGGCTGCTCGACGACCATCGGTCGCCATACCTACGAGATCGGCTGCCCCAGCTCCGGACCGACCACGTCCTGA
- a CDS encoding ABC transporter ATP-binding protein, which translates to MLSVQGVHKQFAVRRPWVEALRNPRGATRVAALEDVSFEVNRGEIFGLLGPNGAGKTTLLKILATLIDPDAGRVRVDGHDAQREPAAVRQLLAPVLANERSLYWRLSALENLRLYAALQGLDARAARAECQRLLALVGLDDHSIGARLVATFSSGMRQRLLIARALLARPRVLLLDEPTRSLDPISARAFRQFLRDTVVQQEGCTVLLATHDADEVWELCQRVGVLARGRLLAVDATSTLRHRAASGEYEVWVRHSEISAATEALSSDAVSVSERGGAAEPGWSVLQCTIPGGAEESSRALSRLAARGIVPARFDYAPPSLAALIDRVVQGAGSRDA; encoded by the coding sequence ATGCTCAGCGTCCAAGGCGTCCACAAGCAGTTTGCCGTGCGTCGACCCTGGGTCGAGGCGCTGCGCAATCCGCGTGGCGCAACTCGCGTAGCCGCGCTGGAGGACGTCAGCTTCGAAGTGAATCGCGGCGAGATCTTCGGGCTGCTCGGCCCCAACGGCGCCGGGAAGACCACGCTGCTCAAGATCCTCGCGACATTGATCGACCCCGACGCAGGCCGCGTGCGCGTCGATGGGCATGATGCGCAGCGGGAACCGGCGGCCGTTCGCCAGCTGCTCGCGCCCGTCCTCGCCAACGAGCGGAGCCTGTACTGGCGGTTGTCGGCATTGGAGAACCTGCGCCTGTACGCCGCACTCCAGGGCCTCGACGCGCGCGCGGCGCGCGCGGAGTGTCAGCGTCTCCTCGCGCTTGTGGGCCTCGATGATCACAGCATCGGCGCGCGACTGGTCGCGACCTTCTCGTCGGGGATGCGACAGCGCCTGCTGATCGCCCGTGCGTTGCTCGCGCGGCCGCGTGTGCTGTTGCTCGACGAACCGACCCGTAGCCTCGACCCGATCTCGGCCCGCGCATTCAGGCAGTTTCTGCGCGACACCGTCGTGCAGCAGGAAGGCTGCACCGTCCTGCTGGCCACACACGATGCAGATGAGGTGTGGGAACTCTGCCAACGCGTCGGCGTGCTCGCGCGCGGACGGCTGCTCGCGGTGGACGCGACCTCCACGCTGCGTCACCGCGCGGCCAGCGGCGAATACGAGGTCTGGGTGCGGCACAGCGAGATCTCGGCAGCGACGGAGGCCCTGTCCTCTGACGCGGTCTCGGTGAGCGAAAGAGGAGGCGCAGCTGAACCAGGGTGGTCGGTCCTGCAGTGCACGATTCCCGGCGGCGCCGAGGAATCGTCGCGCGCGCTGAGCCGACTTGCGGCACGCGGCATCGTCCCGGCCCGATTCGACTACGCGCCGCCATCCCTGGCTGCCCTCATCGACCGCGTCGTGCAGGGCGCAGGAAGCCGCGATGCGTAG
- a CDS encoding ABC transporter permease: MRSALALLRAAWLGAISYRVATLLSFVAVLASIVPVFFIAGAVQDLAADSIRLESASYFGFVVVGMAGMYLASAAVGALPGAIAGGIGSGTFESLLGTRASLPSLLVGFAAYPVLQALLRSLVLLAGAALLGVSLAWPMLLPVLGIVLLLIAAYAGIGLVASALLLLFRTSGPIVPAAVALSGLLGGAYYATSVVPGWLQSLTGFVPLGYALRASRMLLLGDAAVADVAADVMTLSLFAVTSLAIGALCFGLALRQSRRSGSLSQY, from the coding sequence ATGCGTAGCGCCCTCGCCTTGCTCCGCGCCGCCTGGCTCGGCGCCATCAGCTACCGGGTCGCGACGCTACTGTCGTTCGTCGCTGTGTTGGCGTCCATCGTGCCCGTGTTCTTCATTGCCGGCGCCGTGCAGGATCTGGCGGCCGACTCCATCCGCCTTGAGAGCGCCAGCTACTTCGGCTTCGTGGTGGTTGGAATGGCGGGCATGTATCTCGCGTCCGCGGCCGTCGGCGCGCTGCCCGGCGCAATCGCCGGTGGCATCGGCAGCGGGACGTTTGAGTCGCTGCTGGGCACGCGCGCATCGTTGCCGTCGCTGCTCGTCGGCTTCGCGGCCTATCCTGTCCTGCAGGCGCTGCTCCGATCGCTGGTGCTCCTGGCCGGCGCGGCGTTGCTGGGCGTGTCACTCGCGTGGCCGATGCTGCTACCCGTGCTCGGCATCGTGTTGCTGCTCATCGCCGCGTACGCGGGCATTGGCCTCGTGGCCAGCGCACTACTGCTGCTGTTCCGCACGTCCGGTCCAATCGTGCCCGCCGCCGTTGCGCTGTCCGGATTGCTCGGCGGCGCCTACTACGCCACCTCGGTGGTGCCCGGATGGTTGCAGTCGCTCACAGGATTCGTACCGCTTGGATATGCATTGCGCGCCTCACGCATGCTCCTGCTTGGCGACGCCGCGGTGGCCGATGTCGCCGCCGACGTGATGACGCTCTCCCTCTTCGCCGTGACGTCGCTGGCGATCGGCGCGCTTTGCTTCGGCCTTGCCCTCCGGCAGTCGCGGCGCAGCGGCTCGCTCTCCCAGTACTGA
- a CDS encoding putative Ig domain-containing protein — translation MRALRRLAFVVPWLTTIHGCTAENPTAPTFALVVTTTSLPAAVEHVAYAPPKLSAAGGEGTRDWTIASGSLPSGLSLSGSGEITGMPDVAGTSAFTVRVTSSDGQSAQRALQISVYAPLEATTTPLADGMAGVAYGPLGLQATGGNGVYTWRIVAGSLPSGLSLSPGGVIVGTPSAVGSANFTVEVTSGNGQTAQQVLSIDVRAFLGITTSSLPFGIEDLPYGPISLAAVGGDGSEVWSVIGGSLPSGLTLAGSGISGTPDIPGRADFIVRVSTTDGRSAQQALSIDVHGTLVVTTTLLPGAVANVVYGPALLTATGGVGPNTWTAVSALPAGLALGTNGALTGTTNVVGTFDLTVQVANADGQVAQRVISFTVAPQPVLLASERCADFPPYALVTFEDANLELAVRSAIGLAPGEQLTCAIAAGLTELDQVSGSERGIVSLVGMQNLVGLQTIWLASNLITDISPLSELVLVDEIHLQHNSIVDVSPVAGLTALTILSFWDNEVVDISPLAGLTQLTFLQLAENQITDVSAVAGLVNLTFLRLYQNFNLVDITPILNNPGLGPGDELRIMWTMAPCNDLAVLVQRGVAVYSEYDPTGLVPWNELCP, via the coding sequence ATGCGCGCCCTCAGAAGGCTGGCGTTTGTGGTGCCGTGGCTCACGACGATCCATGGGTGTACGGCAGAAAACCCGACGGCGCCGACGTTCGCCCTGGTCGTCACGACCACTTCGTTGCCGGCCGCGGTTGAGCACGTAGCGTACGCGCCTCCGAAGCTGAGTGCGGCGGGTGGCGAAGGCACGCGCGACTGGACGATCGCGTCCGGCTCGCTGCCCAGTGGCCTCTCGCTGAGCGGAAGCGGCGAGATCACGGGAATGCCAGATGTCGCCGGAACGTCGGCCTTCACCGTCCGAGTGACCAGCAGTGACGGGCAGAGCGCCCAGCGGGCGCTGCAGATCAGCGTGTACGCTCCGCTCGAGGCCACGACGACTCCGCTGGCGGACGGCATGGCCGGCGTTGCCTACGGACCGCTCGGTCTGCAGGCCACCGGCGGCAATGGTGTTTACACGTGGCGAATCGTCGCTGGCTCCCTCCCCAGCGGCCTCAGCCTCAGCCCCGGTGGTGTTATCGTGGGCACCCCTAGCGCGGTTGGAAGCGCGAACTTCACGGTGGAGGTCACGAGCGGCAACGGGCAGACGGCGCAGCAGGTGCTGTCCATCGATGTGCGTGCGTTCCTCGGCATCACCACATCGTCGCTCCCCTTCGGAATCGAAGACTTGCCGTATGGCCCCATCAGTCTGGCGGCGGTCGGCGGCGATGGAAGTGAGGTTTGGTCGGTGATCGGAGGCTCGCTGCCAAGCGGGCTGACACTCGCCGGCTCTGGCATCTCAGGTACGCCGGACATCCCTGGAAGGGCCGATTTCATCGTACGAGTCTCCACAACGGACGGACGCAGCGCCCAACAGGCGCTCTCCATCGATGTGCACGGGACCTTGGTCGTGACGACGACGTTGCTTCCGGGAGCGGTCGCGAATGTCGTCTACGGTCCGGCGCTTCTGACGGCGACCGGAGGCGTTGGGCCGAACACCTGGACGGCCGTTTCGGCCTTGCCGGCGGGTCTCGCATTGGGAACGAACGGCGCGTTGACCGGCACCACGAACGTCGTCGGGACCTTCGACCTGACCGTGCAGGTCGCGAACGCTGACGGCCAGGTCGCGCAGCGGGTGATCTCCTTCACGGTGGCTCCCCAGCCGGTGCTGCTGGCGAGTGAACGCTGCGCTGATTTCCCGCCATATGCGCTCGTGACGTTTGAAGATGCAAACCTCGAACTGGCCGTTCGCTCCGCGATTGGGCTGGCACCGGGCGAGCAGCTGACCTGTGCAATCGCGGCGGGGCTGACCGAACTCGATCAGGTCAGTGGCTCTGAGCGCGGGATCGTCAGTCTGGTGGGAATGCAGAATCTGGTAGGTCTGCAGACGATCTGGCTGGCCAGCAACCTGATCACGGACATCAGCCCGCTGAGTGAATTGGTGCTGGTGGACGAGATCCATCTCCAGCACAACTCCATCGTCGACGTCAGCCCCGTTGCCGGGCTCACGGCTCTCACCATTCTCAGTTTCTGGGACAATGAGGTCGTCGACATCAGCCCGCTGGCTGGATTGACGCAGCTCACCTTCCTGCAACTCGCCGAGAACCAGATCACCGACGTCAGCGCCGTGGCGGGATTGGTCAACCTCACGTTCCTTCGGCTCTATCAGAACTTCAACCTGGTCGACATCACGCCGATCTTGAACAATCCAGGCCTCGGCCCCGGCGACGAGCTCCGCATCATGTGGACAATGGCGCCGTGCAACGACCTCGCCGTTCTCGTGCAGCGGGGAGTGGCGGTTTACTCGGAGTACGACCCCACGGGCTTGGTCCCGTGGAATGAGCTCTGTCCGTAG
- a CDS encoding TonB-dependent receptor, giving the protein MIRRAALVLGVLALASGAVVPHRIAAQSLQFGRFEGSVRDAVRRPIHDAEVRVVDRTSGAARWTKTDREGTFRFDALLGGRYDVFVEALGFIPVVHLDVRIGTAHTTQMDATLRVATPPVVSVDSVQRQGEVGSGGRWMVARGYGDLVGARRIGGDISAFSTTADRYSVEGLPWRMTGLLLDGAYAEGLGAPRGSGADVAALAMPVRGMSFAEVGGLGFDVEVGGSGLGLRSGTLRGGRTPSARALLEGGTSTVGGAYIGGGPMQGDTAQAIGGVDYQRTEDEAWPGVPADARRITERVGGFGRLDWQASERLSISARASVARLTSSGPRDEVGLAALYGRDYEALNAQAALNIFGRLTRRISHEWRVSTSAAEASGSADGASRVSDALLGVTSGSMVGEPFNSVGAVPRISGMLHVDAGAHRLKAGLVTAMHRYDLRFAPESDGIFAVGRALGDPSPAGAWRRVEPASYAGEFRMRETGLFVQDAWQVAGGLSVLLGLRLDQTRLPSGNIEANGTLASLSGLDNAAVAATSSRTSPRLGFRWELGSAREWVLEGGAGTYHALPDARDIAEALTLDAGASVRYGVGALALGAAPSVTEAPVVGQAVTLLAPDFVGPRTQRLSLGLTRRLGEWSASVSGVYRNTDFIARRRDLNLPASPVGFDQYGRPLQGALRQEGEVLVAEPVSNRRFAELDAVYALENTGYSEFWGATVEVERVLESGLSFGLQYTFSQTRDNVVGFAGTRLSPFPAGLNGNEWEAGRSDFDIPHRVLLTAEWRASQAFRLGLAYRLHSGLPFTPGVRGGVDANGDGDWRNDPAFVDPGLPGMAELIADNACLRSSVNRFAQRNACREDLVHRVDLRAAIGLGQTRIGRFELTLDALDLISVNAAPVDRALVRVDPVSVLTTDPGIGLTTVGYISNPAFGQRIGDWTPGAFFRIGVRVTP; this is encoded by the coding sequence GTGATTCGCAGGGCCGCGCTTGTCCTCGGCGTCCTTGCGCTGGCCAGCGGTGCCGTCGTGCCGCACCGCATTGCCGCGCAGAGCCTACAGTTTGGCCGATTTGAGGGCAGCGTCCGCGACGCCGTCCGCCGTCCGATCCATGACGCCGAGGTGCGTGTCGTGGACCGGACGTCGGGTGCCGCGCGTTGGACCAAGACGGACCGCGAGGGGACCTTTCGCTTCGACGCGCTGCTCGGGGGCCGGTACGACGTCTTCGTCGAGGCTCTGGGCTTCATCCCGGTCGTGCATCTCGACGTTCGAATCGGGACGGCGCATACCACGCAGATGGACGCCACGCTTCGCGTGGCGACGCCGCCCGTGGTCAGCGTGGACAGCGTGCAGCGACAGGGCGAGGTGGGAAGCGGGGGGCGCTGGATGGTCGCACGGGGATACGGCGATCTCGTGGGCGCCCGGCGCATCGGCGGCGACATCTCGGCGTTCAGCACCACCGCCGACCGCTACTCCGTCGAAGGCCTGCCCTGGCGGATGACGGGCCTGCTCCTCGACGGCGCCTACGCCGAGGGTCTCGGGGCACCGCGAGGCAGCGGTGCGGATGTCGCGGCCCTGGCGATGCCCGTGCGTGGCATGTCGTTCGCGGAGGTCGGCGGTCTGGGATTCGACGTCGAGGTCGGCGGTAGCGGACTCGGCCTGCGCAGCGGCACCCTCCGCGGCGGACGCACGCCGAGCGCCAGGGCGCTTCTCGAGGGTGGTACGTCCACGGTCGGCGGCGCGTACATCGGGGGCGGCCCGATGCAGGGAGATACGGCCCAGGCCATCGGTGGGGTCGACTACCAGCGCACAGAGGACGAAGCCTGGCCGGGAGTGCCCGCGGACGCGCGGCGGATCACCGAACGCGTCGGTGGGTTCGGACGTTTGGACTGGCAGGCCAGCGAGCGGCTCTCCATCTCGGCGCGGGCGAGCGTCGCACGGCTTACGTCCAGCGGACCGCGCGATGAGGTCGGACTCGCCGCGCTCTACGGCCGAGACTACGAGGCACTGAACGCGCAGGCGGCACTCAACATCTTCGGCCGGCTGACGCGCCGCATCTCGCACGAGTGGCGCGTCTCGACGTCGGCGGCGGAGGCGAGCGGCAGCGCCGATGGCGCATCGCGGGTATCCGATGCGCTGCTTGGCGTGACCAGCGGCAGCATGGTCGGCGAGCCGTTCAACTCCGTTGGCGCCGTGCCTCGCATCAGCGGGATGCTGCACGTCGACGCGGGAGCGCATCGCCTGAAGGCTGGTCTCGTCACGGCGATGCATCGCTATGATCTGCGCTTTGCGCCGGAGTCCGACGGGATCTTCGCCGTAGGCCGTGCGCTCGGCGATCCGTCGCCGGCTGGCGCGTGGCGCCGCGTCGAGCCTGCGTCCTATGCCGGTGAGTTCCGGATGCGCGAGACCGGCCTCTTCGTCCAGGACGCTTGGCAAGTCGCCGGCGGCCTCTCCGTGTTGCTTGGCCTTCGGCTCGACCAGACGCGCTTGCCCAGCGGGAATATCGAAGCGAATGGCACGCTGGCGAGTCTCTCGGGCCTCGACAACGCCGCCGTCGCCGCCACGTCCTCGCGGACGTCGCCACGGCTTGGCTTCCGCTGGGAGCTCGGCAGCGCGCGCGAGTGGGTGCTCGAGGGTGGCGCTGGGACCTACCACGCGTTGCCCGACGCCCGAGACATCGCCGAGGCGCTGACGCTGGATGCGGGTGCAAGCGTGCGCTACGGCGTTGGGGCCCTGGCCCTCGGCGCAGCACCGTCGGTCACCGAAGCCCCCGTCGTCGGGCAGGCCGTGACGCTGCTGGCCCCCGACTTCGTCGGACCGCGGACACAGCGCCTCTCGCTTGGCCTGACGCGGCGACTGGGCGAGTGGAGTGCGTCGGTGTCAGGTGTGTATCGCAACACGGACTTCATCGCCCGTCGACGCGACCTCAACCTGCCCGCGTCGCCCGTGGGGTTCGACCAGTACGGTCGGCCCCTTCAGGGCGCGTTGCGCCAGGAAGGGGAGGTGCTGGTCGCCGAGCCAGTGTCCAATCGTCGGTTTGCGGAACTCGACGCCGTCTATGCGCTCGAGAACACAGGGTACTCGGAGTTTTGGGGCGCGACCGTCGAAGTCGAGCGTGTGCTCGAGTCCGGCCTGAGCTTCGGGCTGCAGTACACGTTTAGCCAGACGCGCGACAATGTCGTCGGCTTTGCCGGCACGCGACTCTCGCCGTTTCCGGCGGGGCTGAACGGCAACGAATGGGAGGCCGGCCGCTCGGACTTCGACATCCCACATCGCGTGCTGCTGACTGCCGAGTGGCGCGCCTCCCAGGCCTTCCGCCTCGGACTGGCCTACCGGCTGCACAGCGGGCTGCCCTTCACACCCGGCGTGCGCGGTGGAGTCGATGCAAACGGCGACGGCGATTGGCGGAACGATCCCGCCTTCGTCGACCCGGGGCTTCCGGGGATGGCCGAGTTGATCGCGGACAACGCCTGCCTGCGGTCGTCGGTAAACCGCTTTGCGCAGCGCAACGCGTGTCGTGAGGATCTGGTGCACCGTGTGGACCTGCGTGCCGCCATCGGCCTCGGCCAGACAAGAATCGGTCGTTTCGAGCTCACGCTCGACGCCCTCGACCTGATTTCCGTGAACGCCGCGCCCGTGGACCGCGCCCTGGTGCGGGTGGACCCGGTGTCGGTGCTCACGACGGATCCAGGCATCGGACTGACGACGGTGGGTTACATCTCGAATCCAGCCTTCGGACAGCGCATTGGCGATTGGACGCCTGGCGCGTTCTTTCGTATTGGCGTGAGGGTGACCCCGTGA
- a CDS encoding DUF3473 domain-containing protein: MAGSKRPLHFFTVDVEEYFQVVALAPYAPMSRWESFESRVEAAVDALLALMAAQDATGTFFTVGWVAERHPAMMRRIVDAGHEVASHTYDHQRITHQTPEHFRESVRKTKRIIEDLTGSEVLGFRAPSFSIIPGYEWALDILIEEGHRYDSSLFPVRRRGYGYPGGKRDPYWLERPAGRLAEFPPATLRVAGATLPAAGGAYFRILPSVLVHWALGQSARRAVPGTFYIHPWEWDPGQPRFDVPPLTRLRHYAGQSGVLPRIRRLLERFRGTAIRSHALLQSAST, translated from the coding sequence GTGGCGGGGTCGAAGCGGCCGCTGCACTTCTTCACCGTCGACGTCGAGGAGTATTTCCAGGTCGTGGCGCTGGCGCCCTATGCGCCGATGTCCCGGTGGGAGTCATTTGAGTCGCGCGTGGAAGCGGCGGTGGACGCGCTGCTCGCGCTCATGGCCGCGCAGGACGCGACGGGAACGTTCTTCACGGTCGGTTGGGTCGCCGAGCGGCACCCCGCGATGATGCGGCGCATCGTCGACGCCGGGCATGAGGTCGCCTCGCACACCTACGACCATCAACGCATCACGCACCAGACCCCTGAGCATTTCCGCGAGTCGGTGCGCAAGACCAAGCGGATCATCGAGGACCTGACGGGTAGCGAGGTGCTCGGGTTCCGGGCGCCGTCGTTCTCGATCATTCCAGGATACGAGTGGGCGCTTGATATCCTGATCGAGGAAGGCCATCGCTACGACTCGTCGCTGTTTCCTGTTCGCCGCCGGGGATACGGATATCCTGGCGGGAAGCGCGATCCTTATTGGCTGGAGCGTCCAGCAGGCCGTCTGGCAGAGTTTCCTCCGGCGACACTGCGAGTCGCCGGCGCGACGCTGCCGGCCGCGGGCGGTGCCTATTTTCGCATTCTGCCGTCGGTACTGGTGCACTGGGCGCTGGGGCAGTCGGCGCGGCGCGCGGTGCCGGGGACCTTCTACATCCATCCCTGGGAGTGGGACCCAGGGCAGCCACGGTTCGACGTGCCGCCGCTGACGCGCCTGCGTCACTACGCGGGGCAATCCGGGGTGCTACCGCGGATTCGGCGCCTGCTTGAGCGCTTCAGAGGCACGGCAATCCGGTCGCACGCGCTGCTTCAATCGGCGTCGACCTGA
- a CDS encoding lasso peptide biosynthesis B2 protein: protein MARTLGKIRDVLAAQRALLAARRRLDREPVGSLTARRGDAPAPAPSGDATRARQIAAAVRWTARHGLFRPFCLVQALALQELLAAAGVRGSEIRVGVQRQDGQFAAHAWVRWNNEVLGDDPRHVATFTEVDDIGVLGRR from the coding sequence ATGGCCAGAACGCTCGGTAAGATTCGCGATGTGCTGGCGGCGCAGCGCGCGCTGCTGGCGGCACGCCGACGACTCGACCGCGAACCGGTGGGCTCGCTCACCGCGCGGCGGGGCGATGCGCCTGCCCCGGCCCCCAGCGGCGATGCCACGCGCGCACGGCAGATCGCCGCCGCCGTGCGATGGACCGCACGGCACGGTCTCTTCCGCCCTTTCTGCCTCGTGCAGGCGCTGGCGCTGCAGGAACTGCTCGCCGCCGCGGGCGTCCGCGGCAGCGAGATCCGGGTCGGCGTCCAACGACAGGACGGGCAGTTCGCGGCGCACGCCTGGGTGCGCTGGAACAACGAGGTGCTCGGCGATGACCCCCGCCACGTCGCGACATTTACGGAAGTGGACGACATTGGCGTCCTCGGCAGGCGCTGA
- a CDS encoding nucleotidyltransferase family protein, translating to MLSAEARLVFRSADLSASSASILGDGAAVTDWERALRMAEREGATGTLWRALAGENSRLPAGAKEFLRARTMLGDFRMRQLASRLAATLPAFRERGVAVMLLKGAAIGALADPTFRLRPMTDVDLLVRDEDVLRAHEALVASGWRPREDPRLTALLHGHQHLPPYDDPQLPGLRVELHTRLLPADHGFHLEDAALWGSAVPAAAPFEGALVPSLHDLLFHTCVHFAWQHQLCFGPWRTFRAVSAICRQPDFDWATLSKAMHVRRGASAVHWTLRLASLMSGVAVPESTLRALAPPTPDWLCAIVERWAIAQLAPGEFPLSPSVRVSEWLWRAAIRPRWSGHGAPHRLEESQRWSRTLVNDEEVALLTQAGRHVREYRSWWAFLQRTVAGN from the coding sequence ATGCTGTCGGCCGAGGCGCGACTTGTCTTCCGCAGTGCGGATCTCTCGGCTTCCTCGGCGAGCATCCTCGGAGACGGAGCTGCCGTCACGGACTGGGAGCGTGCGCTTCGCATGGCAGAGCGAGAGGGCGCCACGGGCACGCTGTGGCGCGCATTGGCGGGCGAGAACAGTCGCCTTCCCGCCGGCGCAAAGGAGTTCCTGCGGGCCCGCACGATGCTGGGCGACTTCCGGATGCGGCAGCTGGCGTCGCGGCTTGCGGCGACGTTGCCGGCATTCCGCGAGCGTGGTGTCGCCGTGATGCTGCTCAAAGGCGCAGCGATCGGCGCCCTCGCCGACCCGACGTTTCGGCTGAGGCCCATGACCGACGTGGACCTGCTGGTGCGCGATGAGGATGTGCTGCGCGCCCACGAAGCGCTCGTGGCCTCCGGCTGGCGGCCGCGTGAAGATCCCAGGTTGACGGCCCTCCTGCACGGTCACCAGCACCTGCCGCCGTACGATGATCCGCAGTTGCCTGGACTTCGCGTCGAATTGCACACGCGCCTGCTGCCGGCCGACCACGGCTTCCATCTGGAAGACGCGGCTCTTTGGGGATCCGCCGTGCCTGCCGCGGCACCGTTCGAAGGTGCGCTCGTGCCGTCGCTGCACGACCTGCTCTTCCACACCTGCGTGCACTTCGCCTGGCAGCACCAGCTCTGCTTCGGGCCCTGGCGCACGTTTCGCGCCGTGTCGGCGATCTGTCGGCAACCGGACTTTGACTGGGCGACCCTGTCGAAGGCGATGCACGTGCGCCGGGGCGCCAGCGCCGTGCATTGGACCCTGCGGCTCGCGTCACTGATGTCCGGGGTCGCCGTGCCTGAGTCGACGCTCCGTGCGCTTGCGCCGCCGACCCCCGACTGGCTGTGCGCCATCGTGGAACGCTGGGCCATCGCGCAACTCGCACCGGGCGAGTTCCCCCTCAGTCCCTCCGTTCGCGTGTCGGAGTGGCTATGGCGGGCCGCCATTCGCCCGCGCTGGAGCGGCCACGGCGCGCCGCACCGACTCGAGGAGAGCCAGCGCTGGTCGCGGACCCTTGTCAACGACGAGGAGGTCGCCCTGTTGACCCAGGCTGGACGCCACGTGCGCGAGTACCGGAGCTGGTGGGCCTTCCTGCAGCGCACCGTCGCCGGCAACTAG